Part of the Megalopta genalis isolate 19385.01 chromosome 6, iyMegGena1_principal, whole genome shotgun sequence genome, atatatattattataatttatttttattataagaaaTTTAGTAGTAGGACATTTTATTTATACAGTCACTAAAGTAAagaaatattatagtataatatatattacaatttatttttattatagggCATTTTTATTTAGGGCAGCCACTAAAGTATCGGAATATTAtactgtaatatatatattacaatttatttttattatacgaCATTTATTTTTAGTACATTTTATTTATACAGTCACTAAAGTATCGgagtattatactataatatatatagcacagtttatttttattataggacattttatttattttgaggTTTTGGTGACTGTATGTCAACTAGGACAACTAAAGTAGGACAACTAAATTCTTTAGAgagatgaacaaactttaaagtggattttctcgaaaagaaaaaaatatataaaataataaataaaagaatatataaaagaataaaagagaatattataccaaaataatttgttactcGAATCTCGATCCACCCTGTATAAACGTAACATAAAATgtcttaacattattcttacAATAACTATACATAAAAACCATTTCATTAGTTATCGTAAAATGGCATACTCTTCGGTATGTCGAAAGCGATGCCACTAAAATATTCAGCGACACTGTGTAACGAGCGTGGAGAAAATTGTAAAAACAGCTTCCAGCACGCTCCGTGCACCTATACAGAGCGGATTTAAGCCGAACTTTATCCCCGTTGCGTGGGCTTAACGTGGCGCGCCGGCGAAATTCACGTTTCACGATAGAAATTGGCGATTTTCATTCGCCGATGCACGACTATCGAGCGTGCAACGCCGTTATTGTATCGCCTGTCGCGTTCTCCCCATCGTGAAATGACGCTGGAAACGCCGTTTCTgcggcgaacgcgcgcgcgcgcgcgcgcccagaGAAGATCATTGTGTCGCAGATTTCACACGTCGAACTGAAGCTGCCATTTCTGTAACGCTGCGAATGTAAAACGGCTATTGAAGGACACCGTGGAGCGTAAACATAATCGAAACGTGCCGAAGTAATCTGGAATTAGACTTCGAAACTTTATGCAAAGTAATCATTTGCTACCTTGATTGTAGCTTGTAGCACCGAAGGGTGAAATACAGTGATACAGGACCTATTTCAGCACCTTTTTCTTGCCGTCTAAGCTGGCGCGCACATCCCCACGATTTTATTGCGCGTCCAATATGCAGTGGATCCGGTCTCAGCAGTGCATCGTCAGCCAGTCGAAGCAAAGAAAATTTCTGTATCGGCACTATCCTTTAATATTAGATGAGACCCATTATTCTTTTCAAATTGTAACGCCTCTTCTAATTGTTTAGCAGAAAATGTAGCATAATTTGCGGATGCACGATCTGCGAGCAATGCTTTTTGAGGAAAtttaactaatgatttagctaagTTAACTGCAGTGCCTATGACTGAAAGTAAACAGACATCTCcagattagaagaatttatattATGATAAGTATTTATTGTGAATTATTAACTATTCAGTTATACCTACACCAGGAGCTGTGTATCGATTAGCTAAACCCCAATTAAATGCTTCTTTTGCAAAAATAGCACGACCAGTTAAAATGACTTCCATTGCTCTTGAATAGCCGATCAAAGCTGGCAAACGAACGGTACCACCACACAATATAGGAATGCCATAACGCCTATTTAGAAATCCCATTACTGCACTTTCCTCCATTACCCTTAAATCACACATTAAAGCAAGTTCAAATCCTACTCCGACTGCATAACCATTTATGGCTGGAATTAATGGCTTTTTACATAGTTCAATTTTATCAGCCtgtaaataattatcaattaatgaatgaattaatgaatataataaaatgaatgtCTCATATGCAATACATATGAATTTGAATGCCTACCAATGGTCCAAATTGAGGTaaaatttcttcattcgttccattgtatTGTGCAATTTCTTTCAAGTCATAGCCACCACAAAAATTACCTCCGACACCATGAAGCACGCCAACGACAGACTTTTCATCATTGTCAAATTtatctaattcttctactaATTCTTGCGTAGTAGCAACATCCAAACAATTTTTTTGTCAGGACGATTTATACCAATAATAGCCACACCATTATAGCGGTCTGTTAAAATATTCTTTTCTAAAAACAGATgcaaataaaactgtataaatgtattataaaatacttattcttattatttacgTATTATTATTTACCTTTTTGTTCTTTAAACTCTGCATTTTCATTCGATATTGAGGTTAAAGATCTACTCGAATAATTTCTACACAACCGATTGACTGTTCCCGATAGTTTATTTAAAGACAACATTTGTGATCCTGAATTTGATTCAGAATTCACCAAATTACCTAATTTACgtttaacaaattattatttatattaaataacacGGATACTTTTTGAATCGAATATGTGTACTGGTTCAGAATTTGAATACTCGTTTCCTATTGGAGAAAAGCGAAAATCTATGTAATGTAAAATTATGTAAATCTTAAATTTTCATTCCTAAAACATGACAAATGTTCAAGCTTTTAAATAGTATCATAGTAGCAACTATTTGGATTCATGAATCCGAATATGCATATTCATAATCGTGCGATATAAAAACTGTTCACGTTCCAGCTGTTGGAGAAAGATGAAAATTCACGGCGAAAATTCATTGCAGTTGTTACAGACATATACGTACGTATATTTCATATTGTCGACGAGTGTCGGACGCATCGACCGCGTTAAACAAATTCAAGCGCTTTAATCCATTCGTCCGTCGCGCTCGCCTTTTTGTACAACGaaattaatacttttgaagGTCATGTTCACCTTCTCGCACTCCGATATCCTCCCGCAGATCGTACATACTATAATTTACCTTCTTGCAAATCAAATTAACACATTCGCAAGTTTCATTCATCCTTTTTCAAATCAAACTCACCCCTTCTGCAAGTAAAATCAACGCTTCCACAAATTAAAATCCACCGTCCCTTATACAATTTCTCTTAAACATAATGTTACACAGTCGTTCATAAAATAGCACAAATTTGTACGCaaaaaatctatatatataaataaataataatatataataatatataatatataatataatatataataactataatatataaataataataataataataatatataatatataatattaatatctaatataatatataatatataatattaatatctaatataatataataatatataatattatgcaaTAACATTCGCGCGTTGGTTCCCAAAATAAAAAACAGCTTCCTCGGATATTTCGATGGCGCACACAACGAGAGAACGATCGATTTTCATCATCGTAAGCGTAATTTATTTAACCGTGATTCTACAATTACGCTCGCGATCCCAACATGTGCGAAACCAGCACGTATTGTTCAACAATAACTTCGTTTATCTAGAATGGAAAGTTTTAGCACCGCGCGCGTACCGAGCGACCCCCAAACCCCGGCTCTTCCCTGCTCGCCTTAGCACCGGTTATCTCGGCGTCCGCTTGTTCGGCCGAGGAGAAGATATAAATTCACGGGGACGCGTCGGTTTACGGTGTCATAGGAGCGGCCCGTCGATCCGGCGAGAACGTTCGAATGCTAGAACGGTCGCGGTAAATTTCACGGGGATACACCGGGATATGCCCGATCCTGTTTGCCCGTGTCCAGTCCGCGGCGACGCCGCGGATGCcgggaaaaatattttctttcgtcGCCGGCCGCAGGCCGGATGGAAGAAGCTAAGACGACCACGTAACGGACGTAACCTGTTGCCGGCCGATGAGGACACGAGGGGGGTGACGGGGACAGGGGGGAGCGGAGGCCGCGGTGCTTCACGTCCATCCACCTCGTAAAACGTAATGGTTAAGTGGCATGCAGATACCATCGGCACGGGCTACGGACACGGACAGGCACATGTTACACCGTATAATGTGGAGGAGCCGAAGTGTCCCGCAGTTTTTACGCATCGGCTGGCGCGCTAGCGTATGAAAattgcgtcgcgccgcgccggatcCGTTTCCCTGGCGCCGTTGCATTGTCGCGTCGTTTGGACCTAAGCCACGGAGAAACACCCTCGGACCGCCCTATTCGGAGACGGAATTTTTCCCGAGCCGCCGAAGCTCCGATGGAATATCATTCGCTGTGCCAGCGACgcggtatacagggtgtctcattgCACACTGGGCCCCTTTCGGGAATAGATTATTTTGCGCATGGAAACGGTAGACAGAATTTCATGCAATCGTAAGTCCTATTTAGCTCTGTTTTCCAGTTACGgcgaatttctttttttaatgatGTTATGTCGTTTTTTTTGGAGACGTTATGTCGTTGGCTGTCTCTTGCCCTCTCCACGCGTTcaggaattattcgaatttcaTGAAACCCTTGTATAATACAATGTTTTCTGCGTCACGTTTCGCTGGTTGCGATTTTCCATCGCTACCGTATGCAGGATGTCCtataattatggtacttctgggtcgtgagggattcctgaggtcattcgaagcaactttctcctttacaaaaatgttctccgaggcgtcgttgacgagttattaaggaaaaacgctggccaatcggagagcgagtgcggccggcgcCCCGCATCTGCGACCAATGCCGCGTTGCGGCGACTGTATGACGCAGCGgcggtggtcgcgagggcggggcgtcagccgtacgcgatctctcattggtcagatatagggaatattttttatatctgcTGTGTGCAGTTTATGGCGTCAACCGATCATCAGAACGAGGATAACTTCTCGAGAAGGGGTTTCGCGATACGTTTGTTCCACCCTCTATATAAGCTGGCAACGAAAACAGTCAAGCGACCAGGTGATCAAAGGGTTATCAGCTTAAGGATTGTATGATGGTGTGTCCAGGAATTCTGTAATAAATTTACTGTAAATTGTCTagcaaatatacatatattgtgatAGTACGTTGAATATCTCTAACTATTTGAATGCTATGAATAAAGGCTGTAAAACGTTTACCGTAGTGTTATGCCCGGCGCAACCGACTAAAGTGTCCGATAGACGTATTGTAAAATTCCTTATTATCACAATAACAAGGACCGAGAATTCCGTGTGTGACGAGATGATCCCCGGTTCAAGTGCGTTTCGCAGTAAACAAGAAAAACATTAGCGTTCATTTTATAGAGGGTGCCGTGAAAAGACGAGGTACCGGTAAAAAGCGGACAGACGCGaaaatttacagtaatgtctccctaattgacgctcggattgtgcacgaagatggacaattcgggaagagcggatacgattattcgagccttgcggttcgttgctatagttacaaattgtcatcAACTATTAAAAAacaagctacaaggctcgaataatcttatctcttgttccgaaattgtccacttttgtggacaatctgagcgtcagttagggagacattactgtacagtaatatcttcctaattgacgttcgcattactgtacagtaatgtctctgtaattgacgctcggattgtgcacaaacatggacaatttgggaagaggagatacgattaattttgagtcttgcgcctcgtttttataattaacgattctcaacaactataaaaacgaggcgcaagactcaaaattaatcgtatctcctcttcccaaattgtctatttttctggacaatccgagcgtcaattagagagacattactgtaatacggAACGTCGCGAAGAGAGATCCTGCGCGATGGTCAATAATTATCTTAATTAATTTATTGACACATCGACTATCTTTTGTAACCGTTTATTacaaaaatttctattttctacGTTTGTTTCGAGCTCGATACTAATTTAGGAACATTCTAGCAATGTAACAAATTGCTCAGTATTCCTTGACAATAAAATGGAGTTTAATACGGGTCACAGTTTCTCGGTGAAACAATTGTTAATGATTTCAAGATAATCCATAAAAATCGCTAAATACTATACATGTTTCAAAGGGGTGTGAAAAGCGTGTTTTTTTCACTTTGTCAAGGATTCTTTTTTTCAAAGAAATCATCGTACCTTCTGCAGTCAAATCGACAAGCTTTATTTGCACGTATTTCAGCGACGTTTAAAACATTGTTGGAACAACGAAAAAAAGATTACATTTGCGTCACTGCATACTCTCGAACGTAGTcgctttaaaaaaaaacaaaaaaaacggTCGTCTCTTCTTCTTATCTGAGATaaaaagtgaaagagagagagagatgaaagTTCCTTAATTAGTACGAGAATTTGGTTGCAGCGGGCGCTAGAACAAAAGGAAAAGATTCGTTAATTAAAGAAGTGGCAGACGCTTTGGAATCCGCTTTCGAACAGCACGAACGACCCGACTTCGGTACCAAATACGCAACAAGTATCGATCGATACTTCGCTCAGCCGAAGTCCAATTTCCCTTTCTAGTGAACTCTGTAGATGCAAGCCAAGTGTAGCACGTTCGTTACAGGAACTCGAGATACAAAGTAGCCTGATTAAATAACGGATTCGAACTGCGTGCGTTCTAGAATCCATCCTATATCGTGGCTCGTTCTGTATCAATTAAAGGGAAAACATTCTTCGGTAATTAGCCGTTGGTATTACTTTCGTCTACGGTATACGGTCTACGATCTGTGTGCAGAAAGTAAACGCGATTAGAGTCCTTCTCCCATCGGGAAGAAGAAGCTTTCCTTTCGCGAGCATGCTGCAGCTAACAATAACATACCGCAGCAGGATCGGGCAGCAGTGATTCGTGAAAGGCTCCGGCATCTTTCTCTAAAATGCCACGTACACGCCGATCagaaagaggatcctgggaacCGCCCTTTTATCTTCTGCATCATTCGTCTTCCTGGTTTCGCTCGATCGCTATAACGTTCGAGCGTTACCTCACAAATTACACGTAACGATGCCCgatacggctcgtttttaccgTATATTATTTAGCATTCTTTCGCGGAAGGAGCTGCGCATCGATTACTGAGGCTCAGGGAAACAATTTTCAGAGTACTGTgacatttaatataattatataatattgtgatataattgattaattatagtatatattattattactatgataAATTAATTgtgaattaattaatattgtaatataattgtaatcaaatataatattgtaatgtagttgtaatataatataatattgtaatgtaattgtaatataaaataatattgtaatataattttaatacaatataatattgtaatataattgtaatataattgtaatacaatataatattgtaatataattgtaatacaatataatattgtaatgtaattgtaatataatataatattgtaatataattgtaatacaatataatattgtaatattaattagtaatatattattattatatattatatattatcaattaCCTACCGCTAGCAATAGCTAACTATAACtaactataattaataattactaacTACAATAAAATGCCATGAAATgcaataaaatgcaataaaatacaataacatgcaataaaaattgtgtaaaaaGTGAACCTGTCGCCTTTTGCTGCGCATCGTTCAATTATAATAACAGGAAACAACAAAACGGAATATTTATTGACAATTTTCATTGCAAACACATATCGTATTAATCCAAGAACGCGAAATATTCCGTTAAACTGTACTATTTAAAGTATAACCTTATGACTGGTCGTTCaatcatctaaaaaaagaaattgaaatcGTTTCttccagtttaaaaaaaaatcatagcgttttaaaaagtgttcgaatattaacCATATATCCCAATGACGAGATTTCCATCAATTCTAATAATTCGTATCCAACTAGCGCGACGCGGTCCTCGACAGAATGTTTCCACCTGTATGCGTTTCCAATAAGACTCTCGTCTCTGGAAACCGATTCGGCTTCCACTGTGTTCCACAAATGCAAAAGGGATCGAGTCAGCCGCAAAAGCCTAACCTGGTAACTCTTCGAATATTCGAGATACAGTAgtatctccctaactgacgctcagattctgcacaaaaatgaacaatttgagaagaggagatacgattattcaagccttgcggtttatttttgtagttataaattgaccgcaattataaaaacgagccgcaaggctcgaataatcatatctcctcttcccaaattttccatttttgtagtCAATCTATCCGCGATACGTTTCAACCGTCATATTTAATGCATATTCATACAGTGTGTTCGAAAAATCGTGGTGCAACCGGCACTAGGGTGATTCCACGTGCAAAACTAAGTCGAGaaaaaggaataacattttcttatttaaggctccgttttcgagaaaaattcgcTTGAAagagcaatacagtaatgtctcccttactgacgctcagattgtccactaaaatggataatttgggaagaggagatacgattattcgagccacgcggcttgtttttatgatcgttgacaattcgtaactgtaaaaacaaaccgcaaggctcgaataatcgtatctcctcttcccaaattttccatttttgtggacaatccgagcgtcaattggggagacattactgtaatatcaTCGGGCGTCGATCGAATCGTTCGTTTATAAATCCGTTTCGCCGACTCGCAGAGATTAAAACTTCTCGATTCAACCGTGACTCCAATCATGCTCTGCTCGGCGtctgaacaaaaaaaaatattctCTTCATCCGAGTAAAATTTGGCGACACGGCGCAGCTTCGCCGTAGCTTCGCCGTAGCCTAAGCTGCATCATTATTTCTGCAGGATTCGGATTAGGGAATCTTCATTTCGAGTCGCGTCGGTCGGGATTCGGGGATTCCGCTTGTTTATACAAGTCATGTTGGTTAATCGAGCTGCTTTCGTCCTGGACCCAGGGTCTCCGGCGTCTTCGGAACGCGGCCGAAGTTGTCTCGGAACTGCTGTTAGACGCCGAAGAAACACGAATCCTACTTCTTGACGAATAAGGTCGGAAGTTTAGATTAAGTTTTTTCGCAAACCCGGCTGTCTTAAGAAAAGTCGCGATCGGAATTTAAACTGGCGCGCGTgtgttcttttctttctttcttttttctttttttgacaGAACTTGATCCCAGTACGATGGAATAACGTGTTTTTACAAACGCGTCTTTCGCGCTTCTACTATTCATTCAGGGACAACCTGTCTCACGCAACTATACCTACGAACGATCGTAAACTCTCGGCATCGTTTCGAGTCGTAACAATCTGTTACCATTTTCACCGAACACGGTAAATCATCCCCCATTGACGCTCTCCGGTCGTAcgcggaaatggacaatttgaaaagaaaagatacggttttatatttatttttgtcttataataatttacttatttatattatgtatataagtaataatataatagtaatataatagtaataattattatattactattatattattacttatatatataagtaaattattattctattattattctaaattatatatataatttagaatttagaattactcttatatatatataagtaattctaaatattctaaattctatataatactataatactatactatactaatataatagtaatataatagtaatagtaatatatataagtaattctaaattctaaattctatatttatttgtatttcttattttatatttatagttaccgatggtCAACAGCTACGAAAACGACGAATGCTCGGATAATCGTGTCCCctattcccgaattgtccactcTTGCgcccaatccgagcgtcaatttggGGAGAAAAtttgctgtacagtaatgtctcccttactgacgctcagtttgtccacaaaaatggacaatttggaaagtggagattatccgagcctcgcggctcgtttttataatcgttgacaatttataactataaaaacaaaccgaaaggctcgaataatcaacgtatctcctcttccaaaattgtccatttctgtggacaatctgagcgtcagtaagggagacattaccgtgctCGTTGCTCGCGTTTCGGTTACCTAGAAGAATCGTGGTTCGGTCAACCGCGCGCCGCGGCGTTCCTTCCATCGTTCGGTTCCTGCGAAAACGAACACAGCAGCCGAAGCCGTGCGGCAAAAAATCAGGAGCAGAGTCCTTGGGAAAGGTAAGACCGaaggaagaaacgaaagaacggCGTGTCGGTGCTCTGATCGCGCAGATTTGCGGGCGCGCAACATTCACCGGGTCGAGCAGGGAGGAAGGCATCTTGGTGGGGAGGAGAGCCTTCTGGTTACGAAGGGAACTCTCGTCCTGGCTCCTGGTTataaggaggaggaggaggaggaggaggagggataCGAACGATTGCGCAACAATGCACCGCCACCTGCACTCGTTTCGTCACACAGCTTCAACTAGCTTGACGGTGGTTGGCCGACTCGCATTACTTTCGCCAATTAAGTCCCGTGGACGGTCGTTGTTGTTCAACTTGAATATGAAATTCCACAATTATTCGGAATTCCAGCGCAATGAATGCGCCGGCCACGGTGACCTCCCTGAAGAAATCGGACCGAAGGCTGCGCTCTTAGCGCGTCCTGTGCATCCTGCGCGATCCGCGCGTCCTGTGCATCCCGTGGATCGGGGGGGAGGGTTGAAATGTTCCGAAAACAGCCGCTTCAAACCGCCataaattatgtaaaaaaaaatatagacTTGGTATTTCTCACTTAAATGATCACGATGCGCAAATATTGAAGCAATTTGTTTTCTATGTAATTAGGCATTTTTTTTTATGTAATTTGTGATGCCGAGTTCGATCGCAATCCATCGATCATTGCGTTTACAGCAACTGTTTATCTCAGAAGTGGGTTTCGCGATTTTGATACGTTTGGAGAAAGCTGTCGAGCACAAAgattttgttttaattttgGCATTTCTAACGAATCTTCTTGTAACTCGGTAGCCCGTAGATAGCACGGTATGCTTCGTGGCACGTGCCATtttggcattattattattattggatgATTTCTCCAATAGCAGCTAACAGtagccaatttttattttgttattgatGTAAGGCGTCGCTCTTCGAAATGCGATCAAAGCGAACACTGAACTCCACGGAACTTGTAATTAAAAAAAGGaaatgaattatatatatatatatgttatatataattcatttccttttttttattattttatatatatacatattcgaTTGGACATGGCACAAAAAACGTGAGAGATCAATAAAGTATCCTGTGACATAATTTAAGTACATACTAAGTACATTCtgtaagaattatttattttcaaagaacaaaatatttataaacgaTGATGTAAATTTAGGATGACTTTTATGCATAATTTTTATCGGTTCCGACTGAAACAGCTATGAAGAACCCGAAAAAATCTCGTAACTGTTACAAGATACGTGTATTATACTAAACCAAACTGTTTGCTATCTAGCAAACCTTGAGAATTAATCAACGAGAGTGTACTTAAACGTAAAAATACATCGTCCAtgcataaattataaataactgTACAGAATATATCCTGAATAACTAACATAAATTATGTAAATGTAATTATGCAAATGTGATTCGCCTATAAtgcgaaaattatgaaaaattgcTGATTTATATATGTAAAGAACGAAATTTTTGCCATGGTTACTATGCAATTCAATAGCTATCCTGTATGTCATTGGATGCTACTAATCACCCTTATTAGATTAGTGCAAGATAACGCATCTGCAAAACACGCATTGTCCTTCTGGCAATCAGAAAAGATCGCTGAGACACGTGTCCTACTAAGGTCGATGGAATTAAAAGTTAAAAATGTAAGTATATTGCTAAAACACTGCTAGGCAACAATGAAACTTCGACCTGAATTGTTTTAATCTTGtagtttttaatttaaaatatctaTCGAACTGGCGTTACGTTCACTCTCAACATTTGTCGTTACATGATTCACACATAGAATGATTAGAATTATGGCATCGATTATCAGAGTTAAATACGTTGGTAAGAACACTTTTTTTATTCGCACCCGATTATAAATTGAATTATACGTTCAATGTATAGCCTCAGTTCGCGAGAAATATGCAGATATTGATGCAACTCAAAACATCCTCTTGGTGAATATCAATTGTCCACTTAAACTGATACTAAAGTACATTAAAAGTACTGTGGGATTAAATGAAACAGGTAGGTTAATTATTATACTGAGATGAGATAAAAGTCTCAAACTATTTTTGCTGTggcaatacaataatataaatactacCAGATGAATTCGACTTATGTGATGAAGATCATTGTCGTCTAAAAAACGTTTCACTCTATGAGCCTCATGCTTCTGGTTTGAGCATCTTCCAAGCAGGTTTAACTTACTTGATAGTCATGTATGAACGTAAGTATAGCATCCTTACTCAAAATACTATTTAACTTAAATATCTCATTCACAGAGGACACAGATGGTAAGATCGTAAATTTCTTGCCACTTCTGAGTGGAAAGGATGCAAAAAAATGCACAGACATAATATTAAAAACTCAAATTACAAACAAGACGGCACCTTCTGTTAAATCTACAgtaaagaaaaacaacaacaaaaataagattcCACACAACTAGttataataaactaataaaattatattgaacatatattttaaatctttatatataaaataatgatatttaCATAAAGTAAGACAATTTTTTACAAAAGGTTTTTATCAAGTTCATCGATAGTCATATCTTGTGGAGTTATATCATAGAACTTTCCATGTTTTCCTAATCCTTCTGCTACGAATCGTTTTGCCCCATTCACGCCATCCTCGAATAGTAGATGAGAACTATTATTCTTTTCAAATTGTAAAGCCTCTTCTAATTGTTTAGCAGAAAATGTAGCATAATTTGCTGATGCACGATCTGCGAGCATTACTTTTTGAGGAAAtttaactaatgatttagctaaatTAACTGCAGTGCCTATGACTGAAAATAAACAGACGCCTCcagattagaagaatttatattATGATAAGTATTTATTGTGAATTATTAACTATTCAGTTATACCTGCACCAGGAACTGTGTATCGATTAGCTAAACCCCAATTAAATGCTTCTTTTGCAAAAATAGCACGACCAGTTAAAATGACTTCCATTGCTCTTGAATAGCCGATCAAAGCTGGCAAACGAACAGTACCACCACACAATATAGGAATGCCATAACGCCTATTTAGAAATCCCATTACTGCACTTTCCTCCATTACCCTTAAATCACACATTAAAGCAAGTTCAAATCCTACTCCGACTGCATAACCATTTATGGCTGCAATTAATGGCTTTTTACATAGTTCAATTTTATCACCCtgtaaataattatcaattaatgaa contains:
- the LOC117223900 gene encoding short-chain-enoyl-CoA hydratase, which produces MLSLNKLSGTVNRLCRNYLSRSLTSISNENAEVKEQKEKNILTDHYNGVAIIGINRPDKKNCLDVATTQELVEELDKFDNDEKSVVGVLHGVGGNFCGGYDLKEIAQYNGTNEEILPQFGPLGDKIELCKKPLIAAINGYAVGVGFELALMCDLRVMEESAVMGFLNRRYGIPILCGGTVRLPALIGYSRAMEVILTGRAIFAKEAFNWGLANRYTVPGAVIGTAVNLAKSLVKFPQKVMLADRASANYATFSAKQLEEALQFEKNNSSHLLFEDGVNGAKRFVAEGLGKHGKFYDITPQDMTIDELDKNLL